The window ccaggtacaaggctcgctgcaaactttgcccaaaaaatattcaattaGGGACTCTGGGTGTGAAGGTGCTGGAGTCACACGCCAGAGCGGAGAAACACAAGCTACACACTTTCTATTTGAGGGCAAGTTTGTTTAGCCTATTTTCATTTTGTGGGTAAGGTTTTGGGGATTTGGCACGTTGTTGGGTGTGGaaggttactaatgtgattgctttatctgtaaattaaattaatgctttttcaatgactgaattaaTTGAAATATCATTCATCaatttcagaatttctttgatttgaatatttttttggtAATGCGTCGTGTAGGTGTTAAATTTCagtctttatggtcttaaaatgtcttaaaaaggtcttaaatttgacttccTGAAACCCtgaaacacatatacacacacctgcacaggcATGCTCACAGGCATCATGTCCCATAGTCTCTCCCATCATGGTGGGAGGCAGTCTGCACTCCTCCACCTAGTGGAGGCCAGGTGTAACTGCAGctctctcagaatcagaatgggatttattcgccatgaaagtttgcacagacaaggaatttgctttggcaggaaggtgcatacaataaacatatacctaaaatttaaatatgtggactatctatactaagggtacataaactagcagtactaagtgggattagaatagaattaaatatacaataaaatataagttgccgtaaattacaatataaaaatacaaatattacaaaaaaatacaaatgtacaagataccattttgtaatgcagtgcaaaaagcagtgtgttttaagcaataagtcattagagtcagtgtggtcccttggccttgttgaagaggccaacagcggaagggaagaaactgtttttgtggcgtgaggtattggtcctgatggaccgcagccttctgccggaggggagtgactgaaacagggagtgtccagggtgggaggagtcggccacaatcttcctcgctcgcctcagggtcctcgaggtgtgcaggtcctcgagggtaggcagattgcagccaatcaccttctcagcagtgcggatgatacgctgcagtctgctcttgtccttggcagtggcagcagcgtaccagacggtgatggaggaggtgaggatggactcaatgatggctgagtagaagtgcaccatcattgtctttggcaggttgaacttcttcagctgccgaaggaagtacatcctctgttgtgctttcttgatgagggagctgatgttcagttcccacttgaggtcctgggagaggatagtgcccaggaagcggaaggactccacagtgttgactggggagtcacacagggtgatgggggtgagtggggctgtgttcctcctgaagtccacaaccatctccactgtcttaagagcattgagctctaagttgttctggctgcaccaggtcaccaggttggccgcttcccacctataatcagactcgtctccaccagagatgagcccaataagggtggtgtcgtccgcaaacttcaggagtttgacggacggatgactggaggtgcaactgttggtgtacagggagaagagcagaggagaaaggacgcagccctgaggagatccggtgctgatggaccgggagtcagagacttgtgttcccagctcaacgcactgcttcctgtcagacaggaagtctgtgatccacctgcaggtggaatcaggcacgttcagctgggagagcttgtcctgaagcagggcggggatgatggtattgaaggcagagctgaagtccacaaacaggatcctggcataggatgctggggagtccaggtgctgtagggtgaagtggagggccatgttaactgcatcgtccacagacctgttggctctgtaggcaaactgcagggggtccagtagagggtcagtgatggatttaaggtgtgccagcaccaggcgctcgaaagacttcattaccacagaggtctgggcgacgggtctgtagtcattatgtcctgttggccttggctttttgggcacagggatgatggtggaggacttgagacaggctggcacatggcatgtctcaagggaggtgttaaagatgtaggtaaacaccggagacagctggtcagcgcagtgcttgagggtggctggagagacagagtccggcccagctgctttgcggggattctgcttcttgaaaagtctgttaacttcaccctcctgaatggagagtcatcactgtagaggggggggaggtgggaggcctcctgggtgggaaggggtagttcaggactgtccaattgtctttcaaatctgcagtagaactcattcaggtcgttggccaggcgggagtcgttagtggagtggggggctctgggcttgtagttggtaatctgcctgagtcctctccagacagaagcagagtcgtttgcagagaattggtgttttagtctctctgagtacagtcgtttagcctccctcaccgccttgctaaacctgttcttcgactccttgaaactgtctttgtccccactcctaaacgcggcctctttctctgacctcaaccttctgagtttagctgtaaaccagggtttgtcgttgttgtagcttaccctggtgcgtgttggtatacagcagtcctcacagaagctgatgtatgatgtcacagcctctgtgagctcatccagactattggtagcagtcgtgaacatgtcccagtcagtgcagtccaagcacgcccgcagatcctccatagcttcactggtccactgtttcgatgtcctcacagcaggcttacagcgctttagcttctgcctgtatgcaggaatcaggtggaccatggcgtggtcagagtgacccagtgctgctcgggggaccgcatggtatgctttgctgattgtagagtagcagtgatccaaggtgtttccttctctggtagggcatttgatgaattgtctatattttgggagttcttgagtgagattgcctttgttaaagtcgcctagcacaataaccaaggaatccggattttcatgctccacactcagtatctggctggcgagagATCTCTTGCCTCTAACTACCTGGTTATGGTTATATATAAGTGCTAACTACCTGGTTATGGTTATATATAAGTACTAACTACCTGGTTATGGTTATATATAAGTACTAACTACCTGGTTCTCTCTTCAGCGCATTGGTGAAGCTTCTGAACAAGTCCATTGAGGGAACAGCTGATGATGACGAGGAGGGCGTCACCCAGGATACTGCCATCCGCTCTGGACTGGAACTGCTGAAggtagggagggaagagaggggagagaggagagggggaggatagagagggaggatgaagaggggagagggaggatagagatggaggatgagagggagagggggaggatggagagggaggatagagatggaggatgagagggagagggggaggatagagatggaggatgagagggagagggggaggatggagaggtagaggatggagagggaagaggggagagggaggatagagagggggaggatggagagggggaggatggagaggatggagagggaagaggggagagggaggatagagagggggagtatggagaggcagaggggagtgtcagaaaagttgaagatgtaaccctttatcctgtataagaatgatactGTGTTTAGGGTTATCCTCtgtgtttagggttagggttatcctcTGTGTTTAGGAGGGgagggaatcttttggtacctcacaatTTGAGTCGATtattggggtcacgattcgataaaAAAAATCACGTTTTTTATATTTTGTCAaatttcgattcaatatatgcttacatttgattccagtGTGCCGTTTAGTGTTACCTGTTTCTAttgactgtgataggcagttaagtgttgaagaaaaacatcccaatgtattgtttttcttgcagtttagtaaagtcattgttataaaaaaataaaacgctTTTTGAAATTTTGTGAATCGATATGAATTCCTAGAACACTGCATCGCGATTCAAATGCGAATCGATTTTTTTCCCTCACATCTAGTGTTTAGCCTTGTGTGCAGTAGTTAACTGTAGGCTTAGGTAAACATACTGGACCTTTATCTTGACCTGGGGGAAGGGTGAGCATGTGTTACAGTCTAAGAGGATGTTTGGGGGGTTGTGTCTAAAGGAGATTGGAGCTTTTACGACACCAGAACCAGAGATTCAACCGGGACTgatgacgcacacacgcacgcacacgtgtGCGAACGGTCTATGCAAGATGAGGGTtagagccaatgaaagaagagccatgtgaCAGTTGCATGCAATGGTTAGCTAGCACAGCAAGCTAACAGACAAACTCTATAATACCATGGACTTTtatgttttgtctccttgtgggccggccacaagtaataaagctttcttaacttcttcactgactgactgtgcaatactTGGTAAATATTGAAATTtctgacagggacagagagggagaggggaagagagggagaggggaagagagggagaggggaagagagggagaggggaagagagggagaggggaagagagggagaggggaagagagggagaggggaagagagggagaggggaagagaggggagaggggaagagagggagaggggaagagagggagaggggaagagagggagaggggaagagagggagtcaggAAAGTGTTGCAGTGACTAAAGAGACTGATCATGAAGgttcctgtcctccaggttctgTCGTTCACCCACCCCACAGCGTTCCACTCTGCTGAGACCTACGAGTCTCTGCTGCAGTGCCTGAAGATGGAGGACGACAAGGTGGCAGAGGCAGCCATCCAGATCTTCAGGAACACGGGCCAGAAGATCGAGACGGAGCTGCAGCAGATCAGATcgtaaggggaggagggaggatcacGAGATGTGGTACCACAGGCATAACAAAAGTAGTGCTAACAGTGTTACAGCATAACAGTCTGTCATCCCTGCAACACAACCTGTGTGCAGCACAATGTGTGTTGTAATGGTAATTACACTTGATTTGTGTGTCAAATTATACTGTGTCCTTGAAATGTAGGAAATTGGATTTGGATGTTAAGTAGGTGTTGGAAGCCTGTACAGTGTTTTATATGAGTATGAAGTCGACAGCTGCCATAgtccccctgttcccctccccagGACTCTGATCCCCGTGCTGCACCAGAAGGCCAAGCGAGGGACTCCCCACCAGGCCAAGCAGGCAGTGCACTGCATCCACGCCATCTTCAACAACAAGGAGGTGCAGCTGGCGCAGATCTTTGAGgtacagcaccacacagcatacGCTGCAGACCACACGCTGCAGACCACACGCTGCAGACCACACGCTGCAGACACACGCTGCAGACCACACGCTGCAGACCACACGCTGCAGACCACACGCTGCAGACCACACGCTGCAGACCACACGCTGCAGACCACACGCTGCAGACCACACGCTGCAGACCACACGCTGCAGACCACACGCTGCAGACCACACGCTGCAGAccacacactgcagaccacaCGCTAAAGGATTACATGCTACACACTATTgtccacacactacacaccacaCGTttaccccccccagcccctgtccCGGAGCCTGAATGCTGACGTCCCGGAACAGCTCATCACTCCGCTGGTGTCTCTGGGGCACATCTCCATGCTGGCTCCAGACCAGTTCGCCTCCCCCATGAAGTCCATCGTTGCCAACTTCATCGTCAAGGACCTGCTGATGAATGACAGGGTGGGTCCcaaaagagaacacacacacaccatacacacacacaccgttaacCACTGTTAAACCGTGGTCTGTGTCTGCAGTCTTTGGGGAACAAGAACGGGAAACTGTGGACAGCAGATGATGAAGTCTCACCAGAGGTCTTAGCCAAGgtatacctctctttctctgtctgtctgtctctctccctctctctctctctgtgtgtctctctctctctgtgtctctctctctctctgtgtctctctcccactctctctctctctctctctctctctctcatctctctcctctctctctctctctcatctctctctctctctctctctctctctctctctctctctctctctctctctctctctctctctctctctctctctctctctcctctctctctctctctctctctctctctctctctctctctctctctctctctctctctctctcatctctctctcctctctctctctctctctctctctctctctctctgtgtgtctctctctgtgtgtctctctctctctctctctgtgtctctctccctctctctctctgtgtctctctctcactctctctctgtctgtctgtctctctctccgtctctctgtctctcctgcggtctctctctcttcatctctcctgaggtctctctctcttcatctctcctgaggtctctctctcttcatctctcctgaggtctctctttctctctccaggttCAGGCTGTTAAGCTGCTGGTGCGCTGGTTGCTGGGGATGAAGAACAACCAGTCCAAGTCTGCAAACTCCACCCTCCGCCTTCTGTCTGCCATGCTGGTCAGCGAGGGAGACCTCACCGAACAGAAGAAGATCAGGTagctgggggaggggtcaggagtGAGGGGTCAGGAGCGAGGGATCAGGGGGGTCAGgagtgaggagacaggagtgaggagacaggagtgaggagacaggagtgaggagacaggagtgagggGACAGGAGTAAGGAgacgggggaggggacaggagtgaGGGGTCAGGGGCGAGGGGGGTCGGGGGTCGGGATCAGGGGGGTCAGgagtgaggagacaggagtgaggagacaggagtgagggGACAGGAGTGAGGGgacaggggtgaggggtcaggaGCGAGGGGTCAGGAGCGAGGGGTCAGGAGCGAGGGATCAGGGGGGTCAGGagtaaggagacaggggggaggggacaggagtaaggagacaggggggaggggacaggagtaaggagacagggggaagggACAGGAGTGAGGGGTCAGGGGCGAGGgggtcggggggaggggggtcgggcGGAGTGAGGGGGACCCTACTGCTCAGATGTCCATCTGTATTTTATTACTTTTGTCTGTAATCTTCCTCATTCCTCTCCCCCNNNNNNNNNNNNNNNNNNNNNNNNNNNNNNNNNNNNNNNNNNNNNNNNNNNNNNNNNNNNNNNNNNNNNNNNNNNNNNNNNNNNNNNNNNNNNNNNNNNNNNNNNNNNNNNNNNNNNNNNNNNNNNNNNNNNNNNNNNNNNNNNNNNNNNNNNNNNNNNNNNNNNNNNNNNNNNNNNNNNNNNNNNNNNNNNNNNNNNNNATGTGGGTTAGGATTAGTTGTTGACACCTAGCTAATGGgggtgttgtcatggttacagAAGCTGTACATAGTGTGTGATGTGGCTCTGTTCGTCATCGTCAACAAGAGCACCGCCTGTCACCTGGAGGCTCCCAAAGACCCCATCCTGCCTGCTAACTTCTTCCTGCCCCAGGACAAggtgacacatacacacctcacacacacacagcattgcaCAGCCAGTTTCATGCATACTGACATTGTAACTGACTGTGGACTGTGCAGGAGTTTGTGAACGATAAGGACTACCTGACCTCAGACATCAGGCAGATGCTGCTCACAGGCAAGGTAAGGACGCTGTGTGTCAACATTGTTCTAACCTCACCCTGAAGTAGATTGTGCTCCCCTtacgctctccccctcccctagcccaagCCCAGCCCTGTGCTGGCAGCAGTGAACAAACCCCTGACAGTGCCTGGCAGGAGAGTCTACACCAAGACCTCTGACCCAGCCAGCAACACCAgctctccccagcccagcctccccccgccctcaagaccaggtacacacacacacacacaccgtacactcaagcacacactctcaacatacaccacacactcaaGCCCAGCTGCTCTTAagaacaccgacacacacagtctgaaatGCAGTTCTTGTTTCCTGTGGGCAGGGAAGCTGGGGTGGAGTTGGAGAGCGGAGCGAGGAGAACGAGGAGAACCCTGTCATCAAGCctcaggaggagaagaaggtgaGGATTTTAGAAAAGCTGTATTGAAGTAATTTCATTCTGAAATCCTCTCTATATTCCTCCTTCCATTtaaccctccttctcccccctccatcccttcctctctccccctccatccctggctttctccatctctctccatccctaccatccctccccctttccatccctaccatccctccccctttccatctctcccttcatcaatccatccctccccctcaggTGGAGGTGGCCCAgaaggtgacctctgaccccacaaCAGGAGCGTCTCCCGCCAAACGCCGCGGCCGACCACCTAAGTCTGCTGCCACGGCACCATCTCCCCTGgcatcagagaaagagagcgggacgggggggcgggggccgggagaggcaggaagagggcTGTACCCAGCCAAGACCCCGCCTCTGACCCTGCAGTTGAGCCAATTAACATCAAGATAccaaaacagcagcagcagagagaggacGGGACAAAGAGACAAATAGACCTGCAGAGGTTGAGATGCACTACATACTATAAACTATAATATACACTACATACTACACAATGCTAGACCTGCAGAGGTGAGAGGAGCAAGAGCATACTATACACTGCACACTATAGACTATAATATACACCACATACTATACACTGCACACTATAGACTATAATATACACCACATACTATACACTGCACACTATAGACTATAATATACACCACATACTATACACTGCACACTATAGAATATAATATACACCACATACTATACACTGCACACTATAGACTATAATATACACCACATACTATACACTGCACACTATAGACTATAATATACACCACATACTATACACTGCACACTATAGACTATAATATACACCACACACTATACACTGCACACTATAGACTATAATATACACCACATACTATACACTGCACACTATAAACTATAATATACACAACGTACTATACACTGCACCTATAGACTATAATATACACCACATACTACACACTGCACCCATAGACTATAATATACACCACATACTACACACTGCACCTATAGActataatatacatttacatttatgcatttagcagaggcttttatccaaagcgacttccaagagagagctttacaaaagagcataggtcactgatcataacaacgagatagccccaaacattgtgagaaccaaaaacatgaagcatacattgtggaaaaccaaataagtgccaaagggaagaaccataagagcatgtagttaaacaagttacaattgaacaacatgaaactccccacaagagtgcaagagtgtacctgtagaaaaaacaatcaacagtaaaatatttcacagcgagtacaagaattggAATATACACCACATACTATACACTGCACACTATAGACTATAATATACACCACATACTATACACTGCACACTATAGACTATAATATACACCACATACTATACACTATATACTTAGGGTTAGGGGCATCAGCTAGGGGTGGGGTTAAGGTGAAATTCAAAACGATTAAATTCAGAGTGTTGTCCACAGAGTCTAAACAGCATCAGTCAGGTGTAGGTGATGACTTACAGCAGGCCAGACCGTGAGGGAACAGGTGTGCACCTTTCCACCCAGGTGGGTTtacctgagagagagcgagggaaagcAGCAGAGCAAGAGTCCAGCGCAGATCCCCCCAGACAGGGACAAACCATCTGGAGACCCCAGTCAGCCACATGCAGCCTGGGAGAGACCACCTCTGTGAGAGGGGTGCAGTGAGTTCAGATCCCTCCAGACAGGGACAAACCATCTGGAGACCCCAGTCAGCCACATGCAGCCTGGGAGAGACCACCTCTGTGAGAGGGGTGCAGTGAATTCAGTCCACGCTGGTGAGAGGCAGGAGGTGCAGCTATAGCATGGTAATAAAGTGCATCTGTATGAGGGGCTCACAGGAAGGGTTCaggtgaactgtgtgtgttgacatgttGTCTCTGTTTCAGGTAGAGAGGATTCCTGCAGCCCAGCTACAGACTGTAGAGAACAGAGACtcttctctcacgcacacacacacaccatccttatAAACCTCATACCTGCTcacaggtaccccccccccccctctcacacacacgtcatccCATCTGACCCTCTGCTCCTCTGGACCCATGACGGACCTTTGACACCACTGACATGTAGAAGGTGTACGCACCTCATAGTCATGATCTGATGCTTATTGTATGTAGGTCTTAATCtccaaacatgttttttttttctttgtttgttcCTCTTTGCTTCTTTTATGGAGCCATTTTTAAAAACATGGACATTTTCCAAAACGTTTTAACCTGGTTATTATGATGGTTGCTTATTAAATTCCCTGGGAAACCTGCTGTGCCTCCTGCCCTTGCTCTCTGGAAGCCTGCTGCTCTGTGTTGATAAATGTTTGGTGTTGGCATGTCGTTCTACTGAGGTAGTGGTGTTGCTAGCGGTCCTCCTACTGAGGTAGTGGTGTTGCTAGCGGTCCTCTCCTACTGAGGTAGTGGTGTTGCTAGTGGTCCTCTCCTACTGAGGTAGTGGTGTTGCTAGCGGTCCTACTACTGAGGTAGTGGTGTTGCTAGTGGTCCTCTCCTACTGAGGTAGTGGTGTTGCTAGCGGTCCTCTCCTACTGAGGTAGTGGTGTTGCTAGCGGTCCTCCTACTGAGGTAGTGGTGTTGCTAGCGGTCCTCCTACTGAGGTAGCGGTGTTGCTAGCGgtcctctccacagctgtgtggAAGCACAGAGACTGAAGGTTCTCCTGAAGTCTCCATCCAACAGGACAAACTGAGTTCATAAACTGAAGACTAAATCACAGCAGTATTGTTTTTCaagattttaatttttttaatcaaagAATCGTGATGTTCACAATAAATAACCAGGAGGGAACAAACACTAAATCTGTCCAAATCCAAactgaggaagaaaacccagATGCGACACACTTTTAATGTGTTTGTTGTCGTGCAATAAGATCCTACAGGAGGATCAGGGAGACAGGCGgctttgttttttgttatttatttttcttacaAAATATAGATTCAGCCATGAATGATGTTACAGTGCTGCTGCTCTGCGGGTGGTGTTCGGGTGGAGGCTGCCCAGCTGTGTACAGGGAGGGGTCTCATGCTTCTGACGATCAACGGTTCCCTGCTCAGCACCAGACTGATGCTGAACACTTCCTGATCACTTAGCTGCACCTCCAGGGAGCAGGTGTCGCCTCCAGGGGAACAGGTTGTCATCTGCACTTTGCTACACTAGTTGAGATCCGCCTCGGTTGCCAGGGCTTAAAGGTTGTCAGggcgagagggggtgagggcttAGAAGGGGATAGAAGtgtcacaggggggggggggggggatgaagaggaaTACAGAGAGGGAGTAAACACTTATCTTAACATGCTTCCTGTTCCAGCAAGTTCTACCAGCCTGATTATGGCTGGCAGTAGTTCCAGATGTCACAGCAAACAAACTAAAAGGTGTAAACTGTTCCAAAGAGTTTTGGTACGAGGAAACATGAAGGCTGATTCAAGACTCATTTTCCATCAGGCAGCTGGGTGGGAACTTGATGCTGCATGTAGAACCCAGACTGCCCCCAAACACACTGACAtgccccacccccagacacccTGCCATGCCCCGCCCCCAGACACCCTGACCCGCCCCCAGACACCCTGACCCGCCCCCAGACAGTCAGACGAGTTAAGTCATCTTCTCACTGTTGTGTTCACACCTGTCACATGATGCTCACTCTTATGACCCTAAACCAACTAAACTGAAAAGGAACCTAACAAGTACCTGTTCTGATCACACCTGGCCCAACTAGTTTCAAAGGCAGCATACGGCATGAACATTATAGACAAAGACATGACGGGGAGGGGAaatagaagaggggaggaatggTGATATGAGTTTCCGTCCGACGTGGTGGTAGGTTCAGCTTCCTGTCTGGGTCTGAGGTCTGAGTTTATGAACATGAGACTCAGCTGAACCAGGAAGGACTGGAGACCAGCAGTTCAGACTGGAGGCCAGCAGTTCAGACTGGAGACCAGCAGTTCGATACAGTTGTAGAGCATCTTTCAATTCTAAAATAAACTTAATTTGGGTTATAATATCATGTAAGGAACAGTTAAGTATATTTACTTTCAAATGTACACAGACTTTAATATGTCTATTTACAGATAACTTGATCCTAGGTTGTGTGTTCGATGGGTTCTACCCAGCTACAGGACTAAACCAGTTACTTTAGAACGAGGAACTCCTGAACACCACAGGAGCCCCAGCAGTCCCGCacgcaggggggggggacacctaCACGCCCACAGCAAAGGCTCAGTTTAAAGGGTGAATGGGTCGGATCTGATTGAAGGCATATTCAGGAGGGGGCATgttgatggggggaggggggcaggtttatgggggggaggaggggatctcAGTTGCTAAGCAGCAGTTCTGTTGCTGTTTCCACGTCCCAGGATTTGGAAGACAAAGCTGCTATTACTGCGTTCTGTAGGGGAGAGAAAATATGTCACCTTCTACACACTGCCTGGTTCACCTTCTACACACTGCCTGGTTCACCTTCTACACACTGCCTGGTTCACCTTCTACACACTGCCTGGTTCACCTTCTACA of the Osmerus eperlanus chromosome 14, fOsmEpe2.1, whole genome shotgun sequence genome contains:
- the LOC134033396 gene encoding sister chromatid cohesion protein PDS5 homolog A-like; amino-acid sequence: MGVLSWLQKLYIVCDVALFVIVNKSTACHLEAPKDPILPANFFLPQDKEFVNDKDYLTSDIRQMLLTGKPKPSPVLAAVNKPLTVPGRRVYTKTSDPASNTSSPQPSLPPPSRPGKLGWSWRAERGERGEPCHQASGGEEGGGGPEGDL